Proteins from one Bacteroides zhangwenhongii genomic window:
- a CDS encoding IS982 family transposase, with protein sequence MFPESKVTEIYCMADDFSKEFALQQEKYMVEDKKHQHRNKPNRMSDAEIMVILILFHSGGFRCFKHYYKKYVCKHLTHLFPKRVSYNRFVELEKEVLLPLTIFIKKVLLGTCTGISFVDSTPLRVCRNQRILIHKTFEGLAERGKCSMGWFFGFKLHLIINDKGEILNFMFTPGNVDDREPLKQGKFLENIKGKLCADKGYIGQALFENLFLNGIQLVTKVKNNMKNSLMSIADKILLRKRALIETVNDESKNIAQIEHSRHRSFNNFIANALSAIAAYCFFEKKPAIDVSVINDRQLNLF encoded by the coding sequence ATGTTCCCAGAGTCCAAAGTTACAGAGATTTATTGTATGGCAGATGATTTTAGCAAAGAATTTGCATTGCAACAAGAAAAATATATGGTTGAAGACAAGAAACATCAGCACCGTAACAAGCCTAACCGGATGAGCGATGCTGAAATTATGGTTATTCTTATCCTGTTTCATTCGGGCGGTTTCAGATGCTTCAAGCATTATTATAAGAAGTATGTCTGCAAACACCTGACACACCTGTTTCCCAAACGTGTATCCTACAACCGCTTTGTGGAACTGGAAAAGGAAGTGTTGCTTCCACTGACCATTTTTATTAAGAAGGTTTTGCTGGGCACCTGTACGGGCATCAGTTTTGTCGACTCCACTCCCTTGCGTGTCTGCCGCAACCAGCGGATACTGATTCACAAGACCTTTGAGGGACTTGCCGAACGTGGAAAATGTTCCATGGGATGGTTCTTCGGATTTAAGCTTCATCTGATAATCAACGACAAAGGGGAGATACTGAACTTCATGTTTACTCCGGGCAATGTGGATGACCGCGAGCCCCTGAAACAAGGAAAATTTTTGGAAAATATAAAAGGAAAGCTATGTGCCGACAAAGGGTATATCGGACAGGCCTTGTTTGAGAACCTCTTTCTTAATGGCATACAGCTTGTCACCAAGGTAAAGAACAATATGAAGAACTCGCTGATGAGCATAGCCGATAAGATTCTGCTGAGGAAGAGAGCCTTGATTGAAACGGTCAACGATGAATCGAAGAATATCGCGCAAATAGAACACTCAAGGCACCGGTCCTTCAACAACTTCATCGCCAATGCACTATCAGCCATTGCCGCTTATTGCTTCTTTGAGAAGAAGCCTGCCATTGATGTGAGTGTTATCAATGACAGGCAACTAAATTTGTTTTGA
- a CDS encoding SWIM zinc finger family protein: MIALDNFESCVPYRILLRGEEYYEIGAVSELEEDSPGEWTATVEGTENYSVEISMDGKEIKSWYCDCPYDGEICKHVVATLLAIRDNEKKVNRSAFSKVKVEVEEAVVIDETVDIQQLLSFANPQELSQFIYEYASMHSEFKTALLNRFMAKELSATSKEKDYRAEIQSVFNDSYYNRKSRYHNRYDDFDCDWETVFNRMDIFLEKADFFLNVGNIDTTIDIALQTLRSIGENYEDGLLYNDDLYPSDYCEQAGDLLIKVIEHPKTTQKQKTAILQELGQLAKLSTYRDYDLYDIDELLMKINLSVQPAEKALELIDKLLEERKDTYDLYQIVLRKVNLLTGLHEEQKAADTIRQYLYLTEIREMEVDKLIASCQYDEAIRLLNEGIEIAEKEEHIGTVDEWLKTKLRIYEMTHQTSDVINTCRLLFVSGRDRLEYYSKLKTLVPKEEWKSFLDTMMKETQFSKYFSFGENDEAEIYVREKDYERLFMLLLSVNYNQLKALMKYAHHLKNTHSEPLIAMYASLLNDYAEQNMGRNHYEFVAQALLCAKKLNGGQEAVKRLVAEFRIKYKRRPAMMEVLARF; the protein is encoded by the coding sequence ATGATTGCATTGGATAATTTTGAGAGCTGTGTGCCATATAGAATATTACTGCGCGGAGAAGAGTATTATGAAATAGGGGCTGTTTCTGAATTGGAAGAAGATTCGCCTGGTGAATGGACTGCGACAGTAGAGGGTACGGAGAATTATAGCGTAGAGATATCTATGGACGGAAAAGAAATAAAGTCTTGGTACTGTGATTGTCCGTATGATGGGGAGATTTGTAAACATGTCGTAGCAACCTTACTGGCAATTCGTGATAATGAGAAAAAGGTGAATCGCAGTGCCTTTTCCAAGGTGAAAGTAGAGGTAGAGGAAGCCGTCGTTATAGATGAAACTGTGGACATACAACAATTGCTGTCATTCGCTAACCCGCAAGAACTTTCACAATTTATATATGAATATGCCTCTATGCATTCAGAATTTAAAACAGCCCTTTTGAATCGTTTTATGGCTAAAGAGTTGTCCGCAACATCAAAAGAAAAGGATTACAGAGCAGAGATTCAGAGCGTGTTTAATGACTCTTATTATAACAGAAAGTCTCGTTACCATAATCGTTATGATGATTTTGACTGTGATTGGGAAACTGTTTTCAATCGGATGGATATTTTTTTGGAGAAAGCAGACTTCTTTTTGAATGTGGGAAACATAGATACTACTATTGATATAGCTCTTCAAACTCTTCGTTCAATCGGTGAGAATTATGAGGATGGACTTTTGTATAATGATGATCTCTATCCTTCTGATTATTGTGAGCAGGCAGGAGATTTGCTGATAAAAGTAATCGAGCACCCAAAGACTACCCAAAAGCAAAAGACAGCAATTCTTCAGGAACTGGGCCAGCTGGCTAAACTATCTACTTATCGTGATTATGACCTTTATGATATAGACGAATTGCTGATGAAGATAAATCTTTCTGTTCAGCCGGCAGAAAAAGCGTTGGAATTGATTGACAAACTCTTGGAAGAAAGAAAAGATACTTACGACTTATATCAAATCGTTCTTCGGAAAGTCAATCTGTTAACCGGACTACATGAAGAGCAAAAAGCGGCTGATACGATTCGTCAATACCTTTATTTAACCGAAATTCGAGAAATGGAGGTGGATAAATTGATTGCCAGTTGTCAATATGATGAAGCTATCCGTTTGCTGAATGAAGGAATAGAGATTGCGGAAAAAGAAGAACATATCGGAACCGTAGATGAATGGTTGAAAACTAAATTGAGGATTTACGAGATGACTCATCAAACTTCTGATGTCATTAATACATGTCGTTTGTTGTTTGTGTCGGGTAGAGATCGGTTAGAATATTATAGTAAACTTAAAACTCTTGTTCCGAAAGAAGAATGGAAGAGCTTTCTGGATACGATGATGAAAGAGACGCAGTTTAGTAAATATTTCTCTTTTGGTGAAAATGATGAGGCGGAAATCTATGTGAGAGAAAAGGATTATGAACGTCTATTCATGTTATTGTTATCAGTAAACTATAATCAGTTGAAAGCATTGATGAAATATGCCCATCATCTGAAAAATACTCATTCGGAGCCATTGATTGCTATGTATGCTTCTTTGTTGAATGATTACGCTGAACAGAATATGGGAAGGAATCATTATGAATTTGTAGCACAGGCGTTGTTGTGTGCAAAGAAGCTTAATGGGGGACAGGAAGCTGTGAAAAGGTTAGTTGCAGAGTTCCGGATAAAATATAAACGTCGTCCGGCAATGATGGAAGTATTGGCGAGGTTTTAA
- a CDS encoding YecA family protein produces the protein MLKCQSELFQPSLNLVDGLKTNTKEELKRMAKILLLPVPTKLRKDEYVTYFAEAVLACPDMWLPRLTHYELTLLDKLVKAGSGSYVECTNSFLVTTLEILSFIATDCNHMDESKVRYMICDELREAVAPYLNKLLTSKKQSVRFMVEQYACGIVNLYGFLSYSDLLYILVGYLQHSATREEIADSLANSALIQRLTFEVENGYNTNLYIESPFLDDFEYLEEQLHLRRDIPDRKKFSKEEAFSAGMMPLSIIPNPCLDELKEYMMKKLRYTEEKADSSLLYMWYTGQTVDNPMSIINSFINRQLSSMQELQEAIEIFMDYLNHSPRWFLKGYSSEEVFVLFEKEKLKNNPPRIVAGPNMKAAGMDITPEMQAMVDNMFRAVPTGHTVGRNDPCPCGSGKKYKKCCGRNN, from the coding sequence ATGTTAAAATGCCAGTCGGAATTGTTTCAGCCGTCATTAAATTTGGTGGATGGCTTGAAGACGAATACAAAAGAGGAATTAAAGCGGATGGCGAAAATCCTGCTTTTACCTGTTCCTACCAAATTGCGCAAAGATGAGTATGTAACTTATTTTGCAGAAGCGGTTTTAGCCTGTCCTGATATGTGGCTTCCCCGGTTGACACATTATGAATTGACATTACTTGATAAGTTAGTGAAAGCGGGATCTGGTAGTTACGTAGAATGTACAAATTCTTTTTTGGTGACTACTTTGGAAATTCTTTCTTTCATAGCAACGGACTGTAATCACATGGATGAGAGTAAAGTCCGTTATATGATCTGCGATGAATTGCGTGAGGCAGTAGCTCCTTATCTGAATAAACTGTTGACTTCCAAAAAGCAATCTGTCCGTTTTATGGTAGAACAGTATGCCTGTGGGATCGTAAATTTATATGGTTTTCTCTCTTATTCGGACTTATTGTATATATTGGTAGGCTATTTGCAGCATTCGGCGACAAGAGAAGAAATAGCTGACAGTTTGGCTAATTCGGCATTGATACAGCGACTAACCTTTGAAGTGGAAAATGGTTATAATACAAACCTTTACATAGAGTCTCCTTTTTTGGATGATTTTGAATATTTGGAGGAACAATTGCATCTACGTCGTGATATACCGGACAGGAAGAAGTTCTCTAAAGAGGAAGCCTTTTCAGCGGGAATGATGCCATTGAGTATCATTCCTAATCCGTGTTTGGATGAATTGAAGGAATATATGATGAAGAAATTGCGGTATACGGAAGAAAAGGCGGATAGCAGTTTATTGTATATGTGGTATACTGGCCAAACTGTAGATAATCCAATGTCTATTATCAATTCTTTTATTAACCGTCAGCTTTCTTCCATGCAAGAACTTCAAGAGGCCATTGAAATATTTATGGATTATTTGAATCACTCTCCCCGTTGGTTCTTGAAAGGTTATTCTTCAGAGGAGGTATTCGTTTTATTTGAAAAAGAAAAATTGAAAAATAATCCTCCCCGTATTGTCGCAGGTCCGAATATGAAGGCTGCCGGTATGGATATTACTCCGGAAATGCAGGCGATGGTGGACAATATGTTTCGTGCTGTACCTACCGGGCACACAGTCGGAAGAAATGATCCTTGTCCCTGTGGAAGTGGGAAGAAGTATAAAAAGTGTTGTGGAAGAAATAATTAA
- the bla gene encoding class A beta-lactamase, subclass A2 — MRSFIILLCLIPTLLFARQSQLKTLLEQAIKGKKAEIGIAVIIDGKDTVTVNNDTHYPLMSVFKFHQAVALADYMDKKKLPLGTLLSIKKSDLKPNTYSPLRDQFPQGGFEMSIADLLKYTLQQSDNNACDILFNYQGGPDSVNRYIQSLGIRDCEVTHTENDMHEDLDLCYSNWSTPLAAAKLLEIFRRKTLFDEAYKDFIEQTMVECQTGQDRLVAPLLDKGVTVGHKTGTGDFNAKGQQIGCNDIGFVLLPNGHAYSIAVFVKDSAESSLENSKIIADISRIVYKYVIRTTK; from the coding sequence ATGCGCTCATTCATTATTCTTCTCTGTCTGATACCGACTCTCCTTTTTGCCCGACAGAGCCAGCTCAAGACACTGTTAGAACAAGCTATTAAAGGGAAAAAGGCGGAAATAGGGATTGCCGTTATTATCGATGGGAAAGATACAGTCACTGTGAATAACGACACCCACTATCCGCTGATGAGTGTTTTCAAGTTCCATCAGGCAGTGGCCTTGGCCGATTATATGGATAAAAAGAAATTGCCGTTAGGGACTCTGTTGTCAATTAAGAAATCAGATTTAAAACCGAATACATACAGTCCGTTGCGAGATCAGTTCCCACAGGGAGGGTTCGAAATGAGTATCGCTGATTTATTGAAATACACCCTGCAACAGAGCGACAATAATGCTTGTGATATTCTTTTCAATTATCAAGGCGGGCCGGATTCTGTCAACCGGTATATACAATCACTGGGGATTCGTGATTGCGAGGTCACTCATACGGAGAATGATATGCACGAAGACTTAGACCTCTGCTATAGCAACTGGAGCACACCGCTGGCTGCTGCCAAATTACTGGAAATATTCCGCCGCAAAACATTGTTCGATGAAGCCTACAAAGACTTCATCGAACAGACAATGGTAGAATGCCAGACCGGGCAGGACCGTCTGGTTGCTCCGTTACTGGATAAAGGGGTGACCGTAGGACATAAAACAGGAACGGGAGATTTCAATGCGAAAGGGCAGCAGATAGGCTGCAATGACATTGGCTTCGTTCTCCTGCCCAACGGACACGCATACAGTATAGCCGTTTTCGTGAAAGACTCTGCGGAAAGCAGTCTGGAAAACAGTAAGATTATCGCCGATATTTCCCGCATTGTCTATAAATATGTAATCCGGACAACAAAGTAA
- a CDS encoding GNAT family N-acetyltransferase, with translation MKLHHIAIWTFRLEELKDFYVRFLGGTSNEKYINPKKGFESYFISFGEGPSLELMSRTDVQNTPIEENRLGLTHLAFTFPSREEVLRFTEQMRSEGYTIAGEPRTSGDGYFESVVLDPDGNRIECVCPPQADEPQDDCSFETERLLIRPFRENDAETFFACCQNPNLGNNAGWAPHKSIEESREILQNVFIGQEDIWAITLKDTRQLIGSIGIVPDPKRENPQVRMLGYWLDEAHWGKGYMTEAVQAVLNYGFNELQLSLITANCYPHNKRSQQVLERNGFICEGVLHQAELTYNGNIYDHLCYYLPNICRPASEDYDEILQVWEDSVRHTHHFLTEEHIQFYKPLVRNHYLSAVELYIIRNTNGKIVAFMGLSDELIEMLFVSPGEQGKGYGRRLLEYAIRRKQMNKVDVNEQNDKALGFYLRMGFRIIGRDETDGMGKPYPILHLQLPEAENGNK, from the coding sequence ATGAAACTACATCATATCGCTATCTGGACTTTTCGTCTGGAAGAATTAAAAGATTTCTATGTCCGCTTTCTGGGTGGAACGAGTAATGAAAAATACATCAATCCGAAGAAAGGATTCGAGTCCTATTTCATCTCTTTCGGAGAAGGTCCTTCTCTGGAATTGATGAGCCGGACAGACGTACAAAATACTCCGATAGAAGAGAATCGTCTCGGACTGACGCATCTTGCCTTCACCTTCCCCAGTCGGGAAGAAGTGCTTCGCTTCACGGAACAAATGCGCTCCGAGGGATACACCATAGCAGGCGAGCCACGTACTTCGGGAGATGGTTATTTCGAAAGTGTAGTTCTTGATCCTGACGGTAACCGGATAGAATGCGTATGCCCCCCGCAGGCAGACGAACCACAGGATGATTGTTCGTTTGAAACGGAACGCTTACTCATCCGGCCTTTCCGGGAAAATGATGCAGAAACATTCTTCGCTTGTTGCCAGAATCCGAATCTGGGCAATAATGCCGGATGGGCTCCCCATAAATCGATAGAAGAATCGCGTGAAATCCTCCAGAACGTGTTTATCGGTCAGGAGGATATCTGGGCTATAACACTGAAAGACACCCGACAGCTCATCGGCTCCATCGGCATCGTTCCCGACCCGAAGCGGGAGAACCCGCAAGTACGTATGCTGGGATACTGGCTCGACGAGGCTCACTGGGGAAAAGGATATATGACGGAAGCGGTACAAGCTGTGCTTAACTATGGTTTCAACGAACTTCAGCTCAGCCTCATCACCGCCAACTGTTATCCGCACAACAAGCGGTCTCAGCAAGTATTGGAGCGCAACGGCTTTATCTGTGAAGGTGTACTGCATCAGGCGGAACTTACTTACAACGGAAATATATACGATCACCTGTGTTATTATCTGCCTAATATATGCCGACCTGCTTCGGAAGACTACGACGAGATTCTGCAAGTATGGGAAGATTCCGTGCGCCATACGCATCACTTCCTCACGGAAGAGCATATCCAATTCTACAAACCATTGGTACGCAACCACTACTTATCGGCTGTAGAACTGTATATCATCCGCAATACCAATGGGAAGATTGTCGCCTTTATGGGACTGAGCGACGAACTCATCGAAATGCTGTTCGTAAGCCCCGGCGAACAGGGAAAAGGATATGGCAGACGATTGCTGGAATACGCCATCCGGAGAAAACAGATGAACAAAGTAGATGTAAACGAGCAGAACGACAAAGCGCTCGGATTTTATCTCCGCATGGGATTCCGGATCATAGGCCGAGATGAAACAGACGGTATGGGCAAGCCTTATCCAATTCTCCATCTGCAACTGCCGGAGGCAGAGAACGGCAACAAGTAA
- a CDS encoding M20/M25/M40 family metallo-hydrolase, which translates to MKMKKILAVLLILLLILILVLVVRTVTYKFGKVPKNVDDKELVNTAPSEQSVRRFVGGIRIPTISNEVYEETDFKPFDEFMKYLSDSYPEVYRVMDADTINTYGLVFHWKGKNSDLKPILFLSHYDVVPVVGYDPSTATVADTVFRFHDKPLPPIGTYSEKWDYPPFSGAVAGGRIYGRGTLDMKCMLFSLMEGADNLIAEGFQPERDIWFAFGQDEEVSGRQGAFKIADYFKQKGLRFSAVYDEGGIIAAPGSAIESIQEPLALVGVGEKGFLTLRLTIKGMGGHSSMPPSKSSLVYAAEIIEKLNDNQFPAEIISPIAAFFDNVGGEMGFFSRMAIANQWLLEPLLLKTMEKSPASNALVRTTTAITMAKGSDAANVLASEAEVTVNFRILPGESVAGVIEHVKKLCEGYDVAIHVVSEREPSNISPENVRGFEIIKEEMAKIYPAAIVTSYITIGGTDSYKYQTVSDDIYRFLPICLNQYEQRTIHNENEYISLENFGKIQWYFKELMKNY; encoded by the coding sequence ATGAAAATGAAAAAGATTTTAGCAGTTTTATTAATCCTGTTGCTTATACTTATTCTGGTTTTGGTAGTACGGACCGTAACCTATAAATTTGGTAAAGTGCCCAAGAATGTGGATGATAAAGAGCTGGTGAACACAGCTCCTTCGGAGCAATCCGTACGTCGTTTTGTCGGAGGAATACGAATCCCGACAATCAGTAATGAAGTGTATGAAGAGACTGATTTCAAGCCTTTTGATGAATTTATGAAGTACCTGTCCGATTCTTATCCGGAGGTATATAGGGTGATGGATGCAGATACCATTAATACATATGGGCTGGTGTTTCATTGGAAAGGCAAGAACAGTGATCTGAAACCGATATTATTCTTGTCCCATTACGATGTGGTTCCGGTAGTCGGATATGATCCGTCTACGGCGACTGTTGCGGATACGGTTTTCCGGTTTCACGACAAACCGTTGCCTCCCATCGGTACTTATTCGGAGAAGTGGGATTATCCTCCCTTCTCGGGAGCTGTTGCAGGCGGACGCATATACGGTCGTGGAACACTTGATATGAAATGTATGCTCTTCTCTCTGATGGAGGGAGCGGATAACCTGATAGCCGAAGGCTTCCAACCGGAAAGAGACATCTGGTTTGCTTTCGGGCAAGACGAGGAAGTGAGCGGACGTCAGGGAGCTTTCAAAATAGCTGATTATTTTAAGCAGAAAGGGCTGCGTTTCAGTGCGGTTTATGACGAAGGAGGCATCATTGCAGCTCCCGGTTCGGCAATAGAATCCATACAAGAACCGTTGGCATTGGTGGGAGTGGGAGAAAAAGGCTTTCTGACCTTGCGTCTTACGATAAAAGGGATGGGAGGTCATTCTTCGATGCCACCTTCAAAGAGTTCTCTGGTGTATGCTGCGGAAATCATAGAGAAGCTGAATGACAACCAGTTCCCGGCAGAAATCATTTCTCCCATAGCTGCATTCTTCGATAATGTAGGAGGGGAAATGGGATTCTTTTCGCGGATGGCGATAGCCAATCAATGGCTGCTCGAACCGTTACTGCTGAAGACTATGGAAAAATCTCCCGCCTCCAATGCGCTGGTACGCACTACAACCGCCATCACGATGGCTAAAGGCAGCGATGCGGCCAATGTATTGGCTTCGGAGGCTGAGGTTACTGTAAACTTCCGCATTTTGCCCGGTGAATCGGTTGCCGGGGTGATAGAGCATGTAAAGAAGTTGTGTGAAGGTTACGATGTTGCCATCCATGTGGTATCGGAACGTGAGCCTTCAAACATTTCTCCTGAAAACGTTAGAGGCTTCGAGATTATCAAGGAAGAGATGGCAAAAATATATCCCGCAGCTATCGTTACCTCTTATATTACGATCGGGGGTACCGATTCCTACAAATATCAGACGGTGAGCGATGACATCTACCGTTTCTTGCCTATTTGTCTGAACCAGTACGAGCAGCGTACGATACATAACGAAAATGAGTATATATCTCTGGAGAATTTCGGGAAGATACAATGGTATTTTAAGGAACTGATGAAGAATTATTAG
- a CDS encoding linear amide C-N hydrolase has product MCTRVVYSGKNGMVATGRSMDWKTEMHSNLWVFPKGMERNGETGANSLKWTSKYGSVVTSAFEIASTDGMNEKGLVANLLWLPETEYPVRDQSKPGLAITAWVQYMLDNFATVDEAVALIDENTFQVVSDLMPDGSRLATLHLSISDATGDCAIFEYTGGKLTVYHSKEYKVMTNSPTYNKQLALNEYWKSIGGLSFLPGTNRPSDRFARASFYINALPPTDDVRIAVASVFSVIRNTSVPYGISTPEFPEISTTQWRTVSDSKNLLYFFESSLTPNTFWVNLRETDLSEGAPVLKLSIANGETYHGNATKEFQPAQPFRFMGVKG; this is encoded by the coding sequence ATGTGTACAAGAGTCGTTTATTCGGGAAAAAATGGAATGGTGGCAACCGGCCGGTCTATGGACTGGAAAACAGAAATGCACAGCAATCTTTGGGTATTTCCCAAAGGTATGGAAAGAAATGGAGAAACGGGAGCCAACTCCCTGAAATGGACGTCCAAGTATGGCAGCGTGGTGACTTCAGCTTTCGAGATTGCCAGTACAGACGGGATGAATGAAAAAGGGTTGGTTGCCAATCTGTTATGGTTGCCCGAAACGGAGTATCCGGTCAGAGATCAAAGTAAACCGGGACTTGCCATTACTGCATGGGTGCAATATATGCTGGATAACTTCGCCACCGTAGACGAGGCGGTCGCTCTCATTGATGAAAACACTTTCCAAGTGGTATCAGACCTGATGCCGGATGGTTCCCGCCTGGCAACCTTGCATTTATCTATTTCTGACGCAACGGGCGATTGTGCGATATTCGAATATACGGGTGGAAAGCTGACTGTCTACCACAGCAAGGAGTACAAAGTGATGACCAACTCCCCTACCTACAACAAGCAACTGGCACTAAACGAATACTGGAAATCAATAGGAGGATTGAGCTTCCTGCCCGGAACCAACCGGCCGTCCGACCGTTTTGCAAGAGCCAGTTTTTATATCAATGCCCTGCCCCCAACAGATGATGTGAGGATAGCCGTGGCAAGTGTATTCAGCGTTATCCGTAATACTTCTGTTCCTTATGGCATATCCACTCCCGAATTTCCGGAAATTTCCACCACACAATGGAGAACGGTATCGGATAGTAAGAATCTGCTCTACTTCTTCGAATCAAGTCTGACACCTAATACATTCTGGGTAAACCTGCGGGAAACAGACTTGTCGGAAGGAGCTCCGGTACTCAAATTATCTATCGCCAACGGCGAAACTTATCATGGAAATGCAACGAAAGAATTTCAACCGGCACAGCCGTTCAGATTTATGGGAGTAAAAGGATAA
- a CDS encoding MaoC family dehydratase: MEKVIINSYEEFEKLVGQQIGVSDYVELSQERINLFADATLDHQWIHVDTERAKVDSPYHSTIAHGYLTLSMLPYLWNQIIQVNNLKMMINYGMDKMKFGQAVLSGQSVRLVTTLHSLTNLRGVAKAEIKFAIEIKDQPKKALEGIAVFLYYFN, from the coding sequence ATGGAAAAAGTAATTATCAATTCGTATGAAGAATTCGAAAAACTAGTAGGCCAACAGATAGGTGTTTCCGATTATGTGGAACTCTCGCAGGAACGTATTAATCTTTTTGCTGATGCAACGCTGGATCATCAATGGATTCATGTAGATACGGAACGTGCGAAAGTAGATAGCCCTTATCATAGCACGATTGCTCATGGCTACCTGACATTGTCTATGCTTCCTTATCTGTGGAATCAGATTATCCAGGTAAATAACCTGAAGATGATGATTAACTACGGTATGGATAAGATGAAATTCGGTCAGGCTGTATTGTCAGGACAGAGTGTGCGTCTGGTGACTACTTTGCACTCATTGACCAATCTGCGTGGTGTGGCAAAAGCAGAAATTAAGTTTGCTATCGAAATAAAAGACCAACCAAAGAAGGCGCTGGAAGGAATTGCTGTATTCCTTTATTATTTCAATTAA
- a CDS encoding SGNH/GDSL hydrolase family protein, with amino-acid sequence MNRMGEKPKLAFLGNSHMAFWALDVYFPSWECLNYGAPGEGLAYVESFTVDTSDCQVVIQFGTNDIYQLNDENMDDYVERYVKAVLAIPSLKTYLFCIFPRNDYDDYSTAVNQFIRVLNRKIYEKLQGTDVVYLDVFDRLLLDGRLNPELTLDDLHLNGRGYSILSEALKRASGL; translated from the coding sequence ATGAATAGAATGGGAGAGAAACCTAAATTAGCCTTTCTTGGCAACAGTCACATGGCATTTTGGGCATTGGATGTCTACTTTCCTTCATGGGAATGTCTGAACTATGGTGCTCCCGGTGAAGGGCTGGCTTATGTAGAGTCTTTTACCGTAGACACTTCCGATTGCCAAGTCGTCATTCAATTCGGAACCAATGATATTTATCAGTTGAATGATGAAAATATGGACGATTATGTGGAACGTTATGTAAAAGCGGTCCTTGCCATCCCTTCACTGAAAACATATCTTTTCTGTATTTTTCCACGTAATGATTACGATGATTACAGTACGGCTGTGAATCAATTCATTCGTGTCCTTAACCGGAAGATATACGAGAAATTGCAGGGGACGGACGTTGTCTATCTCGATGTATTCGACCGTTTGTTGCTGGATGGCAGGCTGAATCCGGAGTTGACTCTCGACGATTTACATTTGAATGGCAGAGGTTACAGTATTTTGTCAGAAGCACTGAAACGGGCTTCCGGTTTGTAA